A region from the Deltaproteobacteria bacterium PRO3 genome encodes:
- a CDS encoding anthranilate synthase component I family protein, with amino-acid sequence LSPELFLRRRGEVVTSSPIKGTLPSDARPSALRASVKDVAENIMIVDLVRNDLGKVCETGSIHVPVLSELDSLPQVHHLVATVEGLLREGVGPLEALAALSPGGSITGAPKLKAMEILQELETGPRGIYTGSIGYAALGGRAAFNIAIRSAWLSGGRLEYSAGGGIVADSEPEAEYAESLHKARGFFEALGAEPPPG; translated from the coding sequence GCTCTCCCCGGAGCTGTTCCTGCGCCGCCGGGGTGAGGTGGTGACGTCGAGCCCGATCAAGGGCACCCTGCCGTCCGATGCCCGTCCGTCGGCGCTGCGTGCCTCGGTCAAAGACGTCGCGGAGAACATCATGATCGTGGACCTGGTCCGCAACGACCTGGGGAAGGTCTGCGAGACGGGGTCTATCCATGTCCCGGTCTTAAGCGAGCTCGACTCCCTGCCTCAGGTCCATCACCTGGTTGCCACGGTGGAAGGCCTGCTGCGCGAGGGGGTCGGTCCCCTCGAGGCCCTGGCCGCGCTCTCTCCGGGCGGCTCCATCACGGGGGCGCCCAAGCTCAAGGCGATGGAGATCCTGCAAGAGCTCGAGACGGGGCCGCGCGGCATCTACACCGGTTCGATCGGCTACGCGGCCCTGGGCGGTCGCGCGGCCTTCAACATCGCGATCCGCAGCGCCTGGCTGAGCGGGGGGCGCCTGGAGTACTCGGCCGGCGGCGGGATCGTTGCCGACTCGGAGCCGGAGGCCGAATACGCGGAGAGCCTGCACAAGGCGCGGGGATTTTTCGAGGCCCTGGGCGCGGAGCCGCCGCCGGGTTGA